One window from the genome of Magnolia sinica isolate HGM2019 chromosome 4, MsV1, whole genome shotgun sequence encodes:
- the LOC131244163 gene encoding uncharacterized protein LOC131244163: MGDTQEIVVENKDLWETRFVKLNNKILTLEKKQQPLSVPTTILTMMEETEPPFTSAIMNKVMPQRFRIPPVIQYSRSGNPSEHVKVYRSWMQIQTSTDAMMCRGFSITLTGSTQSWYRQLKPNSIGSFADLSRLFLTQFISGKKSRKPNTHLFTIKQEPKESLKDYITRFNEEALEVEDYDDKMALSTVFRGLKEGRFTFSIGKNLPKTLADLIARAQKYNNADEFSNARKNVQVTELTGKGKRPKNKESQPTSKRPDDRAPRDRRPSRKSEGKFHSYTLLNTSTEQILLDIRGKKLLNWPVCMEVNPEH, encoded by the coding sequence ATGGGAGACACCCAGGAGATAGTGGTTGAGAACAAAGATCTTTGGGAAACACGGTTCGTGAAGCTCAACAACAAAATTCTGACACTAGAAAAGAAGCAGCAGCCGTTGTCAGTTCCCACCACTATTCTgacaatgatggaagagaccgagcctcccttcacctcggcGATCATGAACAAGGTGATGCCACAGAGGTTCcggatacctcccgtcatccaataCTCTAGGTCCGGTAACCCATCCGAGCACGTGAAAGTTTATCGTTCGTGGATGCAAATCCAGACATCAACGGACGCGATGATGTGTAGGGGGTTCTCGATCACACTCACAGGATCTACTCAGAGTTGGTACCGTCAACTCAAACCCAATTCCATTGGTTCATTCGCAGACCTTAGTcgattattccttacccagttcataagtggtaagaagagtcggaagccgaaCACTCACCTGTTCACCATCAAACAGGAGCCTAAGGAGTCATTGAAGGATTATATCACTCGCTTCAATGAGGAAGCGTTAGAAGTGGAGGATTACGATGACAAGATGGCACTCTCCACCGTGTTCCGTGGTTTGAAAGAAGGGAGGTTCACCTTTTCTATTGGGAAGAATCTGCCAAAGACGTTAGCTGACCTCATCGCTAGAGCCCAAAAGTATAATAACGCCGATGAATTCTCCAATGCTCGCAAGAATGTTCAAGTGACAGAGCTGACTGGCAAGGGGAAGAGGCCTAAGAACAAAGAATCCCAGCCGACCAGTAAGAGACCAGATGACCGTGCCCCTCGCGATCGTCGCCCAAGCAGAAAATCAGAGGGAAAATTCCATTCCTACACCCTCCTCAACACATCCACCGAGCAGATTCTACTGGACATCCGAGGGAAGAAGCTTCTAAATTGGCCTGTTTGTATGGAGGTCAACCCAGAACATTGA